Proteins encoded within one genomic window of Nordella sp. HKS 07:
- a CDS encoding sugar ABC transporter ATP-binding protein produces the protein MPALADRAPETPSESSDAALRARRIGKSFGAARVLQDVSLDLKAGEILAVVGENGAGKSTLMKILAGIHDEYDGEIELFDRAVRFTGVRDAERRGVAIIHQELNLVPGLSVAENIYLGREPMRFGVLVDRKRLSAAASRLLAELGIRIDPSAQLGRLRIGEQQLVEIAKAISIGARILIMDEPTSALSPAETETLFAIVRRLAAEGVAVIYISHRMDEIMALADQVMILRDGRHVLTAPIGDLTRDRIITAMVGREVISARQLHRSELEAPVLAVKDLSLDIMTRRGARRVIDGVSFAVRPGEILGIGGLLGSGRTEILETIFGASVGRGGGEITIGGKPVAISSPQRARALGLAFVPEDRKLKGLVLSDTISDNVALPSFAELSRFGMRRIAREESAAARQIRNLAIVCRNPRQNSATLSGGNQQKVVLGKWLETRPRVLLLDEPTRGIDVGAKQEIHDLILALARDGLAVVVVSSELPELLHLSDRILVMSEGRPQGLLSRAQASEEAVMRLAARGHRDATIAVEELPS, from the coding sequence ATGCCCGCTCTTGCTGATCGCGCACCGGAGACCCCCTCGGAATCATCCGATGCCGCCCTGCGCGCCCGGCGCATCGGCAAGAGTTTCGGCGCTGCCCGCGTTCTCCAGGATGTGTCGCTCGATCTGAAAGCTGGCGAGATCCTTGCCGTGGTGGGTGAGAACGGCGCCGGCAAATCCACATTGATGAAGATCCTGGCCGGCATCCATGACGAGTATGACGGCGAGATCGAGCTGTTCGACAGGGCCGTGCGCTTTACCGGCGTGCGCGATGCCGAGCGCCGTGGCGTCGCCATCATCCACCAGGAGCTCAATCTCGTTCCGGGCCTCTCCGTCGCCGAGAATATCTATCTCGGCCGCGAGCCGATGCGTTTCGGCGTCCTGGTCGACCGCAAGAGGCTGAGCGCCGCCGCCAGCAGGCTGTTGGCCGAGCTCGGCATCCGCATCGATCCGTCCGCGCAGCTCGGGCGCCTGCGCATCGGCGAGCAGCAGCTCGTCGAGATCGCCAAGGCCATCTCGATCGGCGCCCGCATCCTGATCATGGACGAGCCGACCTCGGCGCTGTCGCCGGCCGAGACCGAGACGCTGTTCGCGATCGTCCGCCGCCTCGCCGCGGAAGGGGTGGCGGTCATCTATATTTCGCATCGCATGGACGAGATCATGGCGCTGGCCGATCAGGTCATGATCCTGCGCGACGGCCGTCATGTGCTGACAGCACCCATCGGCGACCTGACGCGTGACCGCATCATCACCGCCATGGTCGGCCGCGAAGTGATTTCGGCGCGCCAGCTTCACCGCTCCGAGTTGGAGGCCCCCGTCCTCGCCGTGAAGGATCTGTCGCTCGACATCATGACGCGGCGTGGCGCGCGGCGCGTCATCGACGGCGTTTCCTTCGCCGTGCGGCCCGGCGAGATTCTGGGCATTGGCGGACTACTGGGCTCCGGCCGCACCGAGATTCTCGAGACGATCTTCGGCGCCAGCGTGGGCCGCGGTGGTGGCGAGATCACCATCGGCGGAAAACCCGTCGCCATATCCTCGCCGCAGCGGGCGCGCGCTCTGGGGCTCGCTTTCGTGCCGGAAGACCGCAAGCTGAAAGGTCTCGTGCTGTCCGACACGATATCCGACAATGTCGCCTTGCCGTCCTTCGCCGAGCTGTCGCGCTTCGGGATGCGGCGCATCGCGCGCGAGGAGAGTGCCGCGGCGCGGCAGATCCGCAACCTTGCCATCGTCTGCCGCAATCCAAGGCAGAACAGCGCCACCTTGTCCGGCGGCAACCAGCAGAAGGTCGTGCTCGGCAAATGGCTCGAGACCCGGCCGCGGGTCCTCCTGCTCGATGAACCGACACGCGGCATCGATGTCGGCGCCAAGCAGGAAATCCACGATCTTATTCTGGCGCTGGCGCGCGACGGTCTCGCGGTCGTGGTGGTGAGCTCGGAATTGCCGGAGCTGCTCCATCTGTCCGACCGCATCCTGGTGATGAGCGAGGGCCGGCCGCAAGGTCTACTGAGCCGGGCACAGGCGAGCGAGGAGGCGGTCATGCGCCTCGCCGCGAGAGGTCATCGCGATGCGACGATAGCCGTGGAGGAACTGCCGTCATGA
- a CDS encoding fumarylacetoacetate hydrolase family protein → MKLATLKDGTRDGKLVVVSRDLTRATEAFNIAATLQGALDDWERLAPRLADLTEQLEHGSVPSFRFHEHECASPLPRAYQWADGSAYVNHVELVRKARGAEMPATFWTDPLMYQGGSDSFLGPREPIGMSDEAWGIDMEGEVAVVTGDVPAGVSADEARKLIRLVMLVNDVSLRGLIAGELAKGFGFFQSKPSSAFSPVAVTPDELGDAWDGAKLHLPLHIDLNGRPFGRAEAGEDMTFDFGRLIAHAAKTRPLCAGSIIGSGTVSNKDADGGPGRPVGEGGRGYSCIAELRMIETIRNGSARTPFLRIGDTVRIEMMDGNGRSIFGAIEQKVEKLTLAPRRGEREGPIA, encoded by the coding sequence ATGAAGCTCGCGACACTCAAAGACGGCACGCGCGACGGCAAGCTCGTTGTCGTCTCGCGCGATCTGACGCGCGCCACCGAGGCCTTCAATATCGCGGCCACATTGCAGGGGGCGCTGGACGACTGGGAGCGGCTGGCGCCCAGGCTCGCCGATCTCACAGAGCAGCTCGAACATGGATCGGTGCCGTCCTTCCGCTTCCATGAGCATGAATGCGCCTCGCCGCTTCCCCGCGCCTATCAATGGGCGGACGGCTCGGCCTATGTGAATCACGTCGAGCTGGTGCGCAAGGCGCGTGGCGCCGAGATGCCGGCGACCTTCTGGACCGATCCCCTGATGTATCAGGGCGGATCGGACAGCTTTCTCGGCCCCCGCGAACCAATCGGCATGTCGGACGAAGCCTGGGGCATCGACATGGAGGGCGAGGTCGCGGTGGTGACGGGCGATGTGCCGGCGGGCGTCTCGGCGGACGAGGCGCGCAAGCTCATCCGCCTGGTGATGCTGGTGAACGATGTTTCGCTGCGCGGGCTCATCGCAGGCGAGCTCGCCAAGGGCTTCGGCTTCTTCCAGTCGAAACCGTCCTCCGCCTTCTCGCCGGTGGCGGTGACGCCGGATGAGCTGGGTGACGCCTGGGACGGCGCTAAGCTTCATCTGCCGCTGCATATCGATCTCAATGGCAGACCTTTCGGGCGCGCCGAGGCCGGAGAGGACATGACCTTCGATTTCGGCCGGCTCATTGCGCATGCCGCGAAGACGCGGCCGCTCTGCGCCGGCTCGATCATTGGCTCGGGCACCGTGTCGAACAAGGACGCCGATGGCGGGCCCGGCCGGCCGGTCGGTGAAGGCGGGCGCGGCTATTCCTGCATCGCCGAATTACGCATGATCGAGACGATCCGGAACGGCAGCGCCCGCACGCCCTTCCTGCGCATCGGCGATACTGTCCGGATCGAAATGATGGACGGAAACGGCCGCTCGATCTTCGGCGCCATCGAGCAGAAGGTGGAGAAACTCACCCTCGCCCCTCGAAGAGGGGAGAGGGAGGGACCCATTGCGTAG
- the maiA gene encoding maleylacetoacetate isomerase — protein MKLHDYFRSSAAYRVRIALNLKGVKVEQIAVHLVKDGGRQHSPEYKAKNPQGLVPALELDDGTVLIQSLAIIDYLETIAPEPRLIPADPVLAAKSRAVALAIACDIHPLNNLRVLNYLKGPLKHTQQEVDEWYRHWIRDGGLDAVERMIDGERFCFGDRPSLADICLIPQVFNARRYKIDITHLSKIAAVESHCTALAAFAAAHPARQPDAE, from the coding sequence ATGAAGCTCCATGACTACTTCCGGTCTTCCGCCGCCTATCGCGTCCGCATCGCCCTCAATCTCAAAGGTGTGAAGGTCGAGCAGATTGCCGTCCATCTCGTGAAGGATGGCGGCAGGCAGCACAGCCCGGAATATAAGGCGAAGAATCCGCAAGGACTTGTTCCGGCACTCGAGCTCGATGACGGCACCGTCCTCATCCAGTCGCTCGCCATCATCGACTATCTGGAGACGATCGCGCCCGAGCCGCGCCTGATCCCCGCCGATCCGGTCCTGGCGGCGAAGTCCCGCGCCGTGGCGCTCGCCATCGCCTGCGACATCCATCCGCTGAACAATCTGCGCGTGCTGAATTATCTCAAAGGACCGCTCAAGCACACGCAGCAGGAGGTGGATGAGTGGTACCGCCACTGGATCCGCGACGGCGGGCTCGATGCGGTCGAGCGGATGATCGATGGCGAGCGCTTCTGCTTCGGCGACCGCCCGTCGCTAGCGGATATCTGCCTCATCCCTCAGGTCTTCAATGCCCGTCGTTATAAGATCGATATTACGCATCTGAGCAAGATCGCCGCGGTCGAGAGCCACTGCACCGCGCTGGCGGCCTTTGCCGCGGCGCATCCGGCCCGCCAGCCCGACGCGGAATGA
- a CDS encoding MarR family winged helix-turn-helix transcriptional regulator, whose protein sequence is MADFHLTRFLPFRLNRLAAEISEELAGLYAERFGIDIPQWRVLATLSAGDGWTAKAIVASTRTHKSTISRAVEALSRRGLIEAIRSPDDKREFRLRLTASGRRLFRQLEPLVLDYERKLLARLADSEGHALEKGITALERALKLEEGLR, encoded by the coding sequence ATGGCGGATTTTCACCTCACCCGTTTCCTCCCCTTTCGGCTGAACCGCCTGGCGGCGGAGATCTCGGAGGAGCTGGCGGGCCTTTATGCCGAGCGTTTCGGCATCGACATCCCGCAATGGCGCGTGCTCGCCACCCTGTCCGCAGGCGACGGCTGGACCGCCAAGGCTATCGTCGCCTCGACCCGCACCCATAAATCGACCATCAGCCGCGCCGTCGAGGCGCTGAGCCGACGCGGCTTGATCGAGGCCATCCGGTCGCCCGACGACAAGCGGGAATTCCGCCTGCGTCTGACGGCGTCAGGTCGCCGCCTGTTCCGCCAGCTCGAGCCGCTGGTGCTCGATTATGAGCGCAAGCTCCTGGCGCGCCTCGCCGACAGCGAAGGCCACGCGCTCGAAAAAGGCATCACGGCGCTCGAGCGGGCGCTCAAGCTCGAGGAGGGGCTGCGATGA
- a CDS encoding substrate-binding domain-containing protein, with protein MKRRDFVRLSVLAAGAPLTIYLPLGVSPARAEAKWKIGFSQVTTIEPWRVQFNKDIEAEAKKHPEVELIITDGEDKTEKQVADVENLIRQEINALLISPKESAGLTGVVEQAIDAKIPVIVLDRNVETDRYAQFIGGDNVVIGRAAGEHAVKLLGGPGAAKGKLVEIWGGLGTQASHDRHDGFHEFTDKEAGIENLLDQQSADWKQAAAYDIMATALRNHEKIDLVYGHNDPMAYGAYLAAKDVGREKEMMFLGVDALPNEGVTWVHNGELTATFLYPTPGAEGLRQAIKLLNGEKIEKKIVLPTMTVTKENADQIMKENGLL; from the coding sequence ATGAAACGTCGTGATTTCGTCAGACTGTCCGTGCTTGCCGCCGGTGCGCCCTTGACCATCTACCTGCCGCTGGGCGTCAGCCCCGCCCGTGCCGAGGCGAAATGGAAGATCGGCTTCTCGCAGGTCACCACCATCGAGCCGTGGCGCGTCCAGTTCAACAAGGACATCGAGGCGGAAGCGAAGAAACATCCGGAGGTCGAGCTCATCATCACCGATGGCGAAGACAAGACGGAGAAGCAGGTCGCCGATGTCGAGAACCTGATCCGCCAGGAGATCAACGCGCTGCTCATCTCGCCCAAGGAATCGGCGGGCCTCACCGGCGTCGTCGAGCAGGCGATCGACGCCAAGATCCCGGTCATCGTGCTCGACCGCAATGTCGAGACCGACCGCTACGCGCAGTTCATCGGCGGCGACAATGTGGTGATCGGGCGCGCCGCCGGAGAGCATGCGGTGAAGCTCCTGGGCGGCCCTGGTGCTGCCAAGGGCAAGCTGGTCGAGATCTGGGGTGGTCTCGGCACCCAGGCCTCGCATGACCGCCATGACGGCTTCCACGAATTCACCGACAAGGAGGCGGGCATCGAGAACCTGCTCGACCAGCAGTCGGCCGATTGGAAGCAGGCGGCGGCCTACGACATCATGGCGACGGCCTTGCGCAACCACGAGAAGATCGATCTCGTCTATGGCCACAACGACCCCATGGCCTATGGCGCCTATCTCGCCGCCAAGGATGTCGGGCGCGAGAAGGAGATGATGTTCTTGGGCGTCGACGCTCTGCCGAACGAGGGCGTGACCTGGGTCCATAATGGCGAGCTCACCGCCACCTTCCTCTATCCGACACCGGGCGCCGAGGGCCTGCGCCAGGCGATCAAGCTCCTCAATGGCGAGAAGATCGAGAAGAAGATCGTGCTGCCCACCATGACGGTGACCAAGGAAAACGCCGATCAGATCATGAAGGAGAACGGGCTGCTGTAG
- a CDS encoding DedA family protein/thiosulfate sulfurtransferase GlpE: protein MDLTSLLLQYGLILVFASAFIEQLGLPIPSYPVLVLAGALSHAGGDPLPLIIAVGAVGVVLGDLVVYAAGVRFGRRALSVVCRLSMARDNCVRRTEDKFARFGPWALLFVKFLPGFALVLILLSGVTRLAIPLFVLLDGIGAAAYVALPVILGNIFRDAVDSALATVTQWGELGTAVVIGALALYVILRLLDRQLFIRRLRMARISAQELAGLIDAGRNPIIFDVRTAEARRNEGVIPGSINAHPDEIALVAGRFARDAEIIVYCSCPNEASAAMAALHLKRAGFKKIRPLLGGIEAWGQAGRPIEVAGMGAATSALQAARH, encoded by the coding sequence ATGGACCTGACGAGTCTACTCCTGCAATACGGGCTCATTCTCGTTTTCGCGAGCGCTTTCATCGAGCAGCTCGGTCTGCCCATTCCGTCCTATCCGGTGCTGGTGCTGGCGGGCGCCTTGAGTCATGCCGGTGGTGATCCCCTCCCGCTCATAATAGCGGTTGGGGCTGTGGGCGTGGTGCTGGGCGATCTCGTCGTCTATGCCGCCGGTGTGCGTTTTGGGCGTCGCGCCTTGTCGGTCGTCTGCAGGCTGAGCATGGCCCGGGACAATTGCGTGCGCCGGACGGAGGACAAGTTCGCCCGCTTCGGCCCGTGGGCGCTCCTGTTCGTGAAATTCCTGCCCGGATTTGCGCTGGTGCTGATCCTTCTGAGCGGTGTAACAAGGCTCGCCATTCCGCTGTTCGTCCTTCTCGACGGGATCGGCGCCGCCGCCTATGTGGCGCTGCCCGTCATCCTGGGTAATATTTTCCGTGATGCCGTCGATTCCGCTCTCGCGACGGTCACGCAGTGGGGAGAACTTGGCACCGCCGTGGTCATCGGCGCTCTCGCTCTCTATGTGATCCTGCGTCTGCTCGACCGTCAGCTCTTCATCCGGCGGCTCAGAATGGCGCGCATTTCCGCCCAGGAGCTTGCCGGCCTCATTGACGCCGGCCGGAATCCGATCATCTTCGATGTGCGCACCGCCGAGGCGCGCCGGAATGAGGGCGTCATACCGGGCTCCATCAACGCCCATCCCGACGAGATCGCGCTGGTGGCGGGGCGTTTTGCGCGCGACGCCGAGATCATCGTCTACTGTTCCTGCCCCAACGAGGCATCCGCCGCCATGGCCGCGCTGCATCTCAAACGCGCCGGCTTCAAGAAGATCCGCCCGCTCCTGGGCGGCATAGAGGCCTGGGGCCAGGCGGGGCGGCCGATCGAGGTCGCTGGGATGGGCGCCGCCACAAGCGCGCTCCAGGCCGCCAGACACTGA
- a CDS encoding ABC transporter permease, with product MKLWRTLSATKLYWGLLLLFAIGVVFSPETSSGKNIFLSYGNLTDVLRQVSIIGLAAVGMTTVILIAGIDLSVGSLMAFASVVTGMLLTQEGWTPAATMAVPALAIVAFLIFAGLARFIFTNLARGDEAVGHHETVILDPLRRVWIPLAAGTVAAILAALYAASHVPTKFGVVAVLLVVPALGLLLGALNGIIIVRGRLQPFIVTLAMMVAALGIARLTAGQNSAVLPVYPGSNATADFNNLRSMLWGVAPVPGLFFIAAAIIYGALLRFTAFGRYVYAIGGNEEATRLSGVKVDRVKITVYAFSGMLASIAGVLYVAQYRQGKPDAGAGLELDAIAAVVIGGTSLMGGRGSIAGTIVGVLIFGLLSNILQLHNINSNLQLVLKGLIIVVTVLVQERNLDGLFGSWSFKGQDRKAQAGSAAIQPGKSKESS from the coding sequence ATGAAGCTGTGGCGCACTCTGTCGGCGACCAAGCTCTATTGGGGCCTCTTACTGCTCTTCGCCATCGGCGTCGTATTTTCGCCCGAGACCTCGAGCGGCAAGAACATTTTTCTCTCCTATGGCAATCTCACCGACGTCCTGCGCCAGGTGTCGATCATCGGTCTCGCCGCCGTCGGCATGACCACGGTCATCCTCATCGCCGGCATCGATCTCTCGGTCGGCTCGCTGATGGCCTTCGCCTCCGTCGTCACCGGCATGCTGCTCACCCAGGAAGGCTGGACGCCGGCAGCCACTATGGCGGTGCCGGCGCTGGCGATCGTCGCCTTCCTGATCTTCGCCGGCCTCGCGCGGTTCATCTTCACCAATCTGGCGCGCGGCGACGAGGCGGTAGGGCATCATGAGACGGTGATCCTCGATCCCCTGCGCCGCGTCTGGATTCCGCTCGCCGCCGGCACTGTCGCGGCCATTCTCGCCGCCCTTTATGCCGCAAGCCATGTCCCGACCAAGTTCGGCGTCGTCGCCGTGCTGCTCGTCGTGCCCGCGCTCGGACTTCTGCTGGGCGCCCTGAACGGCATCATCATCGTGCGCGGCAGGCTGCAGCCCTTCATCGTGACGCTCGCGATGATGGTGGCGGCGCTCGGCATTGCGCGGCTCACCGCCGGACAGAACAGCGCGGTGCTGCCGGTCTATCCGGGCTCCAACGCCACCGCCGACTTCAACAATCTGCGCTCCATGCTGTGGGGCGTGGCGCCGGTGCCGGGCCTCTTCTTCATCGCCGCGGCGATCATTTATGGCGCCCTGCTGCGGTTCACTGCTTTCGGCCGCTATGTCTATGCCATCGGCGGCAATGAGGAGGCGACAAGGCTGTCGGGCGTCAAGGTTGACCGGGTGAAGATCACCGTCTATGCCTTTTCCGGCATGCTGGCGTCGATCGCGGGCGTCCTCTATGTGGCGCAATATCGCCAGGGCAAGCCCGATGCCGGGGCGGGGCTCGAGCTCGACGCCATTGCCGCGGTGGTGATCGGCGGCACCAGCCTGATGGGCGGGCGCGGCAGCATCGCCGGCACCATCGTCGGCGTTCTCATTTTCGGGCTGCTCTCCAATATTCTGCAGCTCCACAATATCAATTCCAATCTCCAGCTGGTGCTCAAGGGTTTGATCATCGTGGTCACTGTGCTGGTGCAGGAACGCAATCTCGACGGGCTGTTCGGCAGCTGGTCATTCAAGGGCCAGGACCGGAAGGCGCAAGCGGGGTCGGCTGCCATTCAGCCGGGTAAAAGCAAGGAATCTTCATGA
- the dhaK gene encoding dihydroxyacetone kinase subunit DhaK: MKKLINAVDDVLTESLDGFAAAHADLVSLGEDRKFIRRKSLKPGKVALISGGGSGHEPLHGGFVGHGMLDAACPGQVFTSPTPDQMIAASEAVDQGAGILFIVKNYEGDLMNFEMAKEMAGRTIETVITDDDVAVENSLYTTGRRGVAGTLVVEKIVGAAAEAGQNLQTLKSLGEKVNKRSRSMGVALTSCTVPAAGKPTFVLGEDEMEMGVGIHGEPGRRRVKLMPADAIAEEMIIAILADLEAAKSGDVLLFVNGFGGTPAMELYLMYHAAVEALARRGVTIARSLVGSYVTSLDMAGCSITVTALDAEMLKFWDAPVHTPGLRWGM, from the coding sequence ATGAAGAAGCTGATCAACGCCGTCGATGATGTCCTGACCGAAAGCCTCGACGGTTTCGCCGCCGCCCATGCCGATCTGGTGTCGCTCGGCGAGGATCGCAAGTTCATCCGCCGCAAGAGCCTGAAGCCCGGCAAGGTGGCGCTGATCTCGGGCGGCGGCTCCGGCCATGAGCCGCTGCATGGCGGCTTCGTCGGCCATGGCATGCTCGATGCCGCCTGCCCGGGCCAGGTCTTCACCTCGCCGACACCCGACCAGATGATCGCCGCGTCGGAAGCGGTCGACCAGGGGGCGGGCATCCTCTTCATCGTCAAGAACTATGAGGGCGACCTCATGAATTTCGAGATGGCGAAAGAGATGGCGGGCCGCACGATCGAGACGGTCATCACCGATGACGATGTGGCGGTCGAGAATTCGCTTTATACGACGGGACGGCGCGGTGTCGCCGGCACGCTGGTGGTCGAGAAGATCGTCGGCGCCGCCGCCGAGGCCGGACAGAATCTGCAGACGCTGAAAAGCCTGGGCGAGAAGGTCAACAAGCGCTCGCGCTCGATGGGTGTGGCGCTGACGAGCTGCACCGTGCCCGCCGCCGGCAAGCCGACCTTTGTCCTGGGCGAGGACGAGATGGAAATGGGCGTCGGCATCCATGGCGAGCCGGGACGCCGGCGCGTGAAGCTGATGCCCGCCGATGCCATCGCCGAAGAGATGATTATCGCCATCCTGGCTGATCTCGAGGCGGCGAAGTCCGGCGATGTGCTGCTCTTCGTCAATGGCTTCGGCGGCACGCCGGCGATGGAGCTCTATCTCATGTATCACGCCGCGGTCGAGGCGCTTGCCCGGCGCGGCGTGACGATCGCGCGTTCGCTGGTCGGCTCCTATGTGACGTCGCTCGACATGGCCGGCTGCTCGATCACCGTGACGGCGCTCGATGCGGAAATGCTGAAATTCTGGGATGCGCCGGTGCATACGCCGGGGTTGAGATGGGGGATGTAG
- the hmgA gene encoding homogentisate 1,2-dioxygenase, which produces MKSAILHGYMPGFGNDFETEALPGALPHGQNSPQRCAYGLYAEQLSGSPFTAPRGINERSWLYRIRPSVRHTGRFTPTSLPFWKTAPCLDDHDLSLGQLRWGPPPIPNEATSFVSGIRTMTTAGDVNTQTGMAASVFLVNRSMENEYFFNADGEMLVVPQSGGLRFFTELGKIDVTPGEICVIPRGMKFRAELLDGPARGYLCENYGAKFTLPDRGPIGANCLANPRDFKTPNAAYEDKETPSELTVKWCGKFYITKIGHSPLDVVAWHGNYAPYKYDLRTFSPVGAILFDHPDPSIFTVMTAPSGEEGTANVDFVIFPERWSVAEHSFRPPWFHMNIMSEFMGLIYGQYDAKPDGFVPGGISLHNCMLPHGPDATAFEKASTIELKPHKLTDTLAFMFETRYPQHLTSYAASVETLQTDYIDCWAGLDKRFNGKP; this is translated from the coding sequence ATGAAAAGCGCGATCCTTCACGGCTATATGCCGGGCTTCGGCAACGACTTCGAGACGGAGGCGCTGCCGGGCGCCCTTCCCCACGGCCAGAATTCGCCGCAGCGCTGCGCCTATGGGCTTTATGCCGAGCAGTTGTCGGGCTCGCCCTTCACGGCCCCGCGCGGCATCAATGAGCGTTCCTGGCTCTACCGCATCAGGCCCTCGGTCAGGCATACGGGCCGCTTCACCCCGACGAGCCTCCCTTTCTGGAAGACGGCGCCCTGTCTCGATGATCACGATCTTTCTCTCGGCCAGCTGCGCTGGGGCCCGCCGCCCATACCCAACGAGGCGACGAGCTTCGTCTCCGGCATCCGTACTATGACGACGGCGGGCGACGTCAATACCCAGACCGGCATGGCGGCCTCGGTCTTCCTCGTGAACCGCTCGATGGAAAACGAATATTTCTTCAATGCCGATGGCGAGATGCTTGTAGTGCCGCAATCGGGCGGACTGCGATTCTTCACCGAGCTCGGCAAGATCGACGTCACGCCCGGCGAGATCTGCGTGATCCCGCGCGGCATGAAGTTCCGCGCCGAATTGCTCGACGGGCCGGCGCGCGGCTATCTGTGCGAGAATTACGGCGCCAAGTTCACGCTGCCCGACCGCGGGCCGATCGGCGCCAACTGCCTCGCCAATCCGCGCGACTTCAAGACGCCCAACGCCGCCTATGAGGACAAGGAGACGCCCTCCGAGCTCACCGTCAAATGGTGCGGCAAGTTCTACATCACGAAGATTGGCCATTCACCGCTCGATGTGGTGGCCTGGCACGGCAATTACGCGCCCTATAAATATGACCTGCGCACCTTCTCACCCGTCGGCGCCATCCTGTTCGACCATCCCGATCCGTCGATCTTCACGGTGATGACCGCACCCTCCGGCGAGGAAGGCACCGCCAATGTCGATTTCGTCATCTTCCCCGAGCGCTGGTCGGTCGCCGAGCATTCCTTCCGCCCGCCCTGGTTCCATATGAACATCATGTCGGAATTCATGGGGCTGATTTACGGGCAATATGACGCCAAGCCCGACGGTTTCGTGCCGGGCGGCATCAGCCTGCATAATTGCATGCTGCCGCACGGTCCCGATGCGACGGCCTTCGAGAAAGCGAGCACCATCGAGCTGAAACCCCACAAGCTCACCGACACGCTCGCCTTCATGTTCGAGACGCGTTATCCGCAGCATCTCACCTCCTACGCCGCGAGCGTCGAGACCCTGCAGACCGACTATATCGACTGCTGGGCCGGGCTCGACAAACGGTTCAATGGAAAGCCATGA
- a CDS encoding VOC family protein, which produces MRKLQSQGIHHITLVGSNRQTSIDFWEGLLGMPLVFEQPNLDVAEENHLYFDPGDGRLITVFTNETRKPVARRTPTDPGCVHHVAVSVSRVTFLQAITRLDERKIKHSGVKDRGFMDSIYFEDPMGLLIELASYRFNPPAGYTHTDVLVEAHKIRLARGDYNIAEAHLADAIEALAAWRNPVFSEGRRPKNP; this is translated from the coding sequence ATGCGAAAGCTGCAAAGTCAGGGTATTCACCACATCACGCTGGTGGGCTCCAACCGCCAAACTTCGATCGATTTTTGGGAGGGCCTGCTTGGCATGCCTTTGGTCTTCGAACAACCCAACCTCGATGTTGCCGAAGAGAATCATCTCTATTTCGATCCTGGTGACGGGCGATTGATAACGGTCTTCACCAATGAGACTCGTAAGCCCGTGGCACGAAGGACACCGACGGATCCGGGTTGTGTGCACCATGTCGCCGTTTCGGTATCGCGAGTCACATTTCTCCAGGCGATCACCCGCCTCGATGAGCGCAAGATCAAGCACAGTGGCGTCAAAGATCGCGGTTTCATGGATTCGATCTATTTCGAGGATCCGATGGGCCTGCTGATCGAGTTGGCTTCTTACCGGTTTAACCCTCCCGCTGGATATACGCATACGGATGTGCTCGTCGAAGCGCACAAAATCCGGCTCGCAAGAGGCGACTACAACATTGCCGAAGCCCATTTAGCCGATGCCATTGAGGCCCTGGCCGCGTGGAGAAACCCGGTATTCTCCGAGGGCCGGAGACCAAAGAACCCGTGA